One Phaseolus vulgaris cultivar G19833 chromosome 2, P. vulgaris v2.0, whole genome shotgun sequence DNA window includes the following coding sequences:
- the LOC137809878 gene encoding agamous-like MADS-box protein AGL61, whose translation MKKKCSSGCQRIPIEKIPKKGHLQVTFSKRRWGLFKKASELCTLCGVEIAIIVFSPADKAFSFGHPEVESVIDSYVTPNSSLESNLGNGHQLVEAHRGANIRNLNMQLTQIVDELEMEKRHGEELDRMWKTRQRQFWWEIPVNELGLQELQHLVFSLEELKNSVAKYATQIMLMDQTTLAPPITGPRPSGFGPYDVFDNKHAEIYPNNPNLNFPY comes from the coding sequence ATGAAGAAAAAGTGTAGTTCAGGTTGCCAAAGGATTCCAATTGAGAAAATACCAAAAAAGGGTCACTTGCAGGTGACATTTTCAAAACGTCGTTGGGGACTCTTCAAAAAGGCTAGTGAGCTTTGCACACTTTGTGGAGTGGAAATTGCCATCATTGTTTTCTCTCCTGCTGATAAGGCCTTTTCATTTGGGCACCCAGAAGTTGAATCTGTGATTGATTCTTATGTAACTCCAAATTCATCACTGGAGAGTAATCTTGGTAATGGTCACCAACTTGTTGAGGCTCATCGTGGTGCTAATATTCGTAATCTTAACATGCAACTTACTCAGATTGTTGATGAGCTAGAGATGGAGAAAAGGCACGGAGAAGAGCTTGATCGAATGTGGAAAACTAGACAGAGACAATTCTGGTGGGAGATCCCAGTTAATGAACTTGGATTGCAAGAGTTGCAACATTTAGTGTTTTCATTAGAGGAACTAAAGAACAGTGTTGCAAAATATGCTACTCAAATAATGCTAATGGATCAAACAACTCTTGCTCCACCGATTACTGGGCCCAGGCCCAGTGGATTTGGGCCTTATGATGTCTTCGATAACAAACATGCCGAGATTTACCCTAATAATCCCAATCTGAATTTTCCATATTGA
- the LOC137810415 gene encoding uncharacterized protein: MDPCPFQRILVGNLAVKSPASSKPSSFSGKVHPSTSPLFCKIQLKGVDWDDSVSCSNVCSVPVITEWDPQPRSLAASFDFSKPKIVKVSKKAQIKISVYKGAATPSCVFNSAKLIGKISIPVDLTLAESRPCTFHNGWLPLTKTTNQAQFLHLTVRVDPDPRFVFRFDGEPECSPQVFQIKGDVKQPVFTCKFSFRDKNPAHFPSPNNANSSAERKGWSITVHDLSGSPVAAASMATPFVPSPGSQRVSRSNPGAWLIIRPDGDGTWKPWGRLEAWREPNNSNAVGYRFQILPATADPVTLAASTISSQHGGKFTIDATSGVTPLSTPRGSWDLGSGSGSSLDSGLEAIPFFSKGFVMSATVDGEGKCSKPEVEVGVQHVTCTEDAAAFVALAAALDLSMDACKLFSQKLRKELRQ, translated from the coding sequence ATGGATCCCTGCCCCTTCCAGCGGATCCTCGTCGGAAACCTCGCCGTCAAATCGCCGGCGTCGTCCAAGCCTTCTTCATTCTCGGGCAAAGTGCACCCTTCCACTTCGCCATTGTTCTGCAAGATTCAGCTGAAGGGAGTGGATTGGGATGATTCGGTTTCGTGCAGCAACGTATGCAGTGTGCCTGTGATAACGGAGTGGGACCCGCAGCCGCGGTCACTGGCGGCGTCGTTCGATTTCTCCAAGCCCAAAATCGTGAAAGTGTCAAAGAAAGCCCAGATAAAGATATCGGTGTACAAGGGGGCGGCGACGCCGTCGTGCGTATTCAACTCGGCGAAACTAATTGGGAAAATCTCAATTCCGGTGGATCTCACCTTGGCAGAATCACGTCCCTGCACCTTTCACAACGGTTGGCTTCCCCTTACCAAAACCACCAACCAGGCCCAATTCCTTCATTTGACTGTCCGGGTCGACCCGGACCCGCGCTTCGTCTTCCGGTTCGACGGCGAACCGGAGTGCAGCCCGCAGGTGTTCCAAATCAAAGGCGACGTGAAGCAACCCGTTTTCACTTGCAAGTTCAGCTTCAGGGACAAGAACCCTGCGCACTTCCCTTCTCCCAACAACGCGAACAGTTCCGCAGAGCGAAAAGGATGGTCCATCACCGTGCACGACCTTTCCGGCTCGCCGGTCGCCGCCGCGTCCATGGCCACGCCCTTTGTCCCTTCCCCGGGCTCGCAGCGGGTCAGCCGCTCCAACCCCGGGGCCTGGCTCATAATCCGCCCCGACGGAGACGGCACCTGGAAGCCGTGGGGCCGCCTCGAGGCCTGGCGCGAGCCCAACAATTCCAACGCCGTCGGGTACCGGTTTCAAATCCTCCCCGCCACCGCCGACCCCGTCACCCTCGCCGCGTCCACCATCAGCTCCCAACACGGCGGGAAATTCACCATCGACGCCACCTCCGGCGTCACTCCGTTGAGCACCCCGCGCGGCAGCTGGGATCTCGGGTCCGGGTCCGGGTCCAGTTTGGATTCCGGGTTGGAAGCGATTCCCTTTTTTAGCAAGGGGTTTGTAATGTCGGCGACCGTGGACGGTGAAGGGAAGTGTAGCAAGCCCGAAGTGGAGGTTGGGGTGCAGCACGTGACTTGCACGGAGGATGCGGCGGCTTTCGTTGCTCTCGCTGCGGCCTTGGATTTGAGCATGGACGCCTGCAAGTTGTTTTCTCAGAAACTCCGGAAAGAACTAAGGCAGTAG
- the LOC137810421 gene encoding protein gar2-like has product MTKRLPSRNNRTRGIKVKRILQIILLLCFCSWLIYQVKHSRDKKNKFVEDDAKGSVGTQTVYPTPKLGRKDLHEENHEHNEHEEKDDKHEVRVGDEEDESKSDEVQDERGGGDDESDQDQLPADIILDEEDEKEIESYEKENSSKEEENHNSREAQEQQYKADDASSAVVTHYKVSLLVNPDANSEMNTKETRRNQNGSNVKIKEAELASVQSSNADLTTTFADSHAEAGTDLTIVIHGGSNNLT; this is encoded by the coding sequence ATGACAAAGCGGTTGCCAAGTAGGAACAACAGAACCAGAGGCATCAAGGTAAAACGGATTCTGCAGATTATTCTGTTGCTGTGCTTTTGCTCCTGGTTGATCTATCAGGTTAAGCACTCGCGggataagaaaaacaaatttgttgAAGATGATGCAAAAGGGTCAGTTGGAACTCAAACTGTGTATCCGACTCCAAAACTTGGTAGAAAAGATCTTCATGAAGAAAACCATGAACATAATGAacatgaagaaaaagatgaCAAGCATGAGGTGAGAGTAGGAGATGAGGAAGATGAAAGCAAAAGCGATGAGGTGCAAGATGAAAGGGGTGGAGGAGATGATGAGAGTGATCAAGATCAATTACCAGCAGACATCATCCTGGACGAAGAGGACGAAAAAGAAATTGAGAGTTATGAGAAAGAAAACAGCAGTAAGGAGGAGGAAAACCACAACAGTCGTGAAGCTCAAGAGCAACAATACAAAGCGGATGATGCTTCTAGTGCTGTTGTGACTCACTATAAGGTTTCACTTTTAGTAAACCCTGATGCAAACTCAGAAATGAATACCAAGGAAACTCGCAGGAACCAAAATGGTTCAAATGTTAAGATTAAAGAAGCTGAATTGGCGAGTGTGCAGTCTTCCAACGCAGATCTTACCACAACATTTGCAGACAGTCATGCAGAAGCAGGCACTGATCTGACAATAGTGATTCATGGAGGTAGCAATAACTTGACATAA